The following are from one region of the Paenibacillus sp. JZ16 genome:
- a CDS encoding 2,3-dihydro-2,3-dihydroxybenzoate dehydrogenase — translation MKLTGISGKVALVTGAAQGIGEAVARALARQGAVVAACDQKEAELIRLTADLCSSGVQAAAYRANVSCSAEVEEMIERIEEELGPIEILVNVAGVLRIGGVESLRDEDWQEHFNVNTNGVFYTSRSVVRRMASRNSGAIVTVSSNASKVPRAQMSAYAASKAASTMFTKCLGLEYARHHIRCNVVSPGSTDTGMQRLLWKDDQGAEPIIAGSLDDYRVGIPLGRIALPSDIADAVVFLVSDRARHMTMQDVCVDGGATLGC, via the coding sequence TTGAAGTTAACAGGTATTAGCGGGAAAGTAGCCCTCGTGACCGGTGCCGCCCAAGGGATTGGCGAAGCGGTGGCACGAGCCCTCGCCCGGCAAGGAGCTGTCGTTGCGGCATGCGATCAGAAGGAAGCCGAGTTGATCCGCCTTACGGCCGATCTATGCAGCTCAGGTGTACAGGCTGCGGCTTACAGGGCAAATGTCAGCTGCAGTGCCGAGGTTGAAGAGATGATCGAGCGGATTGAGGAGGAGCTCGGTCCGATCGAGATTCTCGTTAACGTTGCCGGAGTGCTGCGAATCGGTGGAGTTGAGTCGCTTCGTGACGAGGATTGGCAGGAGCATTTCAACGTCAACACCAACGGCGTATTCTATACGTCACGCTCCGTCGTAAGGCGGATGGCGAGCCGTAATTCCGGAGCTATCGTGACCGTGAGCTCGAATGCCTCCAAAGTTCCGCGGGCCCAGATGTCGGCTTATGCGGCATCCAAGGCAGCGTCTACGATGTTCACGAAGTGTTTGGGGCTGGAATATGCCCGTCATCACATCCGCTGCAATGTGGTTTCCCCGGGTTCTACGGACACCGGGATGCAGCGCTTGCTATGGAAGGATGATCAGGGCGCAGAGCCCATCATCGCAGGGTCGCTGGATGATTACCGTGTCGGCATACCGCTGGGTCGAATCGCGCTTCCTTCCGATATTGCGGATGCCGTCGTATTTCTCGTATCCGATCGTGCCCGGCACATGACCATGCAGGATGTATGCGTGGATGGCGGTGCGACGTTGGGCTGCTGA
- a CDS encoding alpha/beta hydrolase — MSNHTPSVDMLRRSVELPHAEHWVMRSRARKRRYRIIAAQPMGQAPPSGYPVIYLLDGNSVFHTMVETLRLQCHRPDKTGILPAVVVGIGYETEGQYAPDRFYDYTPYPNTNFKHKWDSASVPEQGGAAEFLQFIEEELKPQIESEFNIDCRRQTIFGHSLGGLFTLYAMFSKPQAFSCYIAGSPSIHWNQEYLQELEQRFVERVKEEPCHVRLLLGAGEHERSHVTGNCISASELAERLAAVSAYGIQAEFNQFEDEGHLSVLPVLISRGLRFALFPQDEGGDHLEVNRY; from the coding sequence ATGAGCAATCATACGCCTTCCGTTGATATGCTGCGGCGCAGCGTAGAGCTGCCCCATGCGGAGCATTGGGTGATGCGCTCGAGGGCAAGGAAGCGCCGCTATCGAATCATTGCCGCACAGCCGATGGGGCAGGCTCCGCCGTCAGGATATCCGGTCATCTATCTGTTAGACGGCAACAGCGTGTTTCACACGATGGTCGAAACGCTGCGCCTGCAGTGCCACAGACCGGACAAAACAGGGATACTGCCGGCGGTCGTAGTCGGCATCGGTTACGAGACGGAGGGGCAGTATGCTCCGGACCGGTTCTATGATTACACGCCCTACCCCAACACGAACTTTAAGCACAAGTGGGATAGCGCCTCCGTCCCGGAACAGGGCGGAGCGGCTGAATTCCTGCAATTCATCGAGGAGGAACTGAAACCGCAGATCGAGAGCGAATTTAACATCGATTGCCGTCGTCAGACGATATTCGGCCATTCCCTTGGCGGGCTGTTCACGCTCTATGCCATGTTCAGCAAACCGCAGGCATTCTCGTGTTATATCGCGGGCAGCCCTTCTATCCATTGGAATCAGGAATATTTACAAGAGCTGGAGCAGCGCTTTGTCGAACGCGTCAAGGAAGAGCCTTGCCATGTTCGACTGCTGCTTGGCGCAGGAGAGCACGAGAGGTCCCATGTCACCGGCAATTGCATCAGCGCATCCGAGCTCGCCGAGCGTCTGGCTGCTGTGTCTGCGTATGGCATCCAAGCCGAATTCAATCAGTTTGAGGATGAGGGACATCTTTCAGTGCTGCCTGTCCTCATTAGCCGAGGGTTACGATTTGCACTTTTTCCTCAAGATGAAGGAGGTGATCACCTTGAAGTTAACAGGTATTAG
- a CDS encoding ABC transporter substrate-binding protein, protein MAERFNRRKRSWRIKISALACCVIVIGLLSGCGEKVDSEAAGGDQPAAKTAAVETSGQAGSSQAPTEEPGTNREETPAEKERTVTDELGHEVKIPADVRNVFAPNMEDSLLKLGVKPVAQWANGKMGHTYLQQELDGVPLIDFSGGLPSPEALMSYEPDLIVLHTETYAADGTYEKYAKIAPTYVFKNASGNVEKSLITLGDLLGKAPEAETALKDYQQKASEAKAKLSSVVGDKNVAIIRFAPRGVSLMGGNYLCGFVIHQDLGLGKSKLVENENAANISLEILPQLDADYIFVINAYDQGTERLKEMTESPIWKGMPAVKNGQVYEANNEYWLGSGLIAYEKIVDDVVRSITGL, encoded by the coding sequence GTGGCAGAACGTTTTAATCGCCGAAAAAGAAGTTGGAGAATCAAAATATCAGCACTTGCGTGCTGTGTCATCGTCATAGGCTTGTTGTCAGGCTGTGGAGAGAAGGTGGATTCCGAAGCGGCGGGCGGCGATCAGCCGGCAGCGAAGACCGCGGCGGTGGAAACGTCCGGTCAGGCAGGTAGCAGTCAAGCGCCGACGGAGGAACCAGGGACGAACCGGGAGGAGACGCCCGCGGAGAAGGAGCGGACGGTAACGGATGAGCTTGGGCATGAAGTGAAGATTCCGGCAGACGTGAGAAACGTGTTCGCACCGAACATGGAGGACTCTTTGCTGAAACTCGGCGTGAAGCCTGTTGCACAATGGGCGAACGGCAAGATGGGACACACCTATTTGCAGCAGGAGCTGGACGGCGTTCCCCTGATTGATTTTTCAGGAGGCTTACCTTCACCGGAAGCTCTGATGTCCTACGAGCCGGACCTTATCGTGCTCCATACCGAAACTTATGCAGCGGACGGTACATATGAGAAGTACGCCAAAATCGCGCCAACGTACGTGTTCAAAAATGCATCCGGGAATGTCGAGAAATCGCTGATCACCTTGGGGGATCTGCTTGGGAAAGCGCCCGAGGCCGAGACCGCCCTAAAGGATTACCAGCAAAAAGCAAGTGAAGCGAAGGCTAAGCTGAGTTCCGTGGTGGGGGACAAGAACGTTGCCATCATTCGTTTTGCACCTAGAGGCGTCAGTTTGATGGGCGGAAATTATCTCTGCGGCTTTGTGATCCATCAGGACCTGGGACTGGGCAAATCCAAGCTGGTCGAGAACGAGAATGCAGCTAACATCTCGCTGGAGATACTGCCGCAGCTGGATGCGGACTATATTTTTGTCATTAACGCCTATGATCAGGGAACGGAGCGTTTAAAGGAAATGACGGAAAGCCCGATTTGGAAGGGCATGCCGGCCGTCAAGAACGGGCAGGTCTATGAAGCGAATAACGAATACTGGCTGGGAAGCGGCCTGATCGCCTACGAGAAAATCGTGGATGATGTTGTTCGCTCCATTACGGGTCTATAG
- a CDS encoding helix-turn-helix domain-containing protein, with amino-acid sequence MSVEEELKIDSLSDSDRNGRTSLVEIKEYIDCHYKEAITIGQLASMANICPKYFVDLFKKTFGQTTIDYLTHVRMNHAKRYLAESDERLRDIAQRVGYKDEFYFSRIFKKKVGMSPSEYARNSRQLIAACSSSIIGQLVALNVIPAAAPLDAKWTPFYYNAYHSEIKSRLKLTSPYPDSRFEENIEQLFRAKPDVIIGMDHLGPEEITKLGHIAPTLIVPSHAGWRKQLERIATFLNKEEQAQSWIEQYERRVQFARSRMRQVVGSVRVIALRIYGQSLYAYGNRGLEEVLYQDLQLKEASGLDTTRNQQITLEDLQQLNPDRILIAVCPEATSRRYWLALQHSAKWQTLRAVTRGSVYMISSDPWFEYSALAVTRMLDEALLLFTGDSPNGVLDKSHGESFAT; translated from the coding sequence ATGAGTGTGGAAGAAGAGCTGAAAATAGATAGCCTATCGGATTCGGATCGTAACGGGAGAACCAGCCTGGTTGAGATTAAGGAGTATATAGATTGCCATTATAAAGAGGCGATTACCATTGGCCAATTAGCCAGTATGGCTAATATTTGTCCTAAGTACTTTGTGGATTTATTTAAAAAGACATTCGGCCAAACCACAATCGATTACCTGACCCATGTTCGTATGAATCATGCCAAGCGTTATTTGGCCGAATCCGACGAACGGCTTCGTGACATCGCACAGCGAGTCGGTTACAAAGATGAGTTCTATTTCAGCCGTATTTTTAAAAAGAAGGTGGGCATGTCGCCGTCCGAATATGCCCGAAATTCGAGGCAGCTAATCGCGGCCTGTTCCTCCTCTATCATCGGGCAGTTGGTAGCACTGAATGTTATTCCTGCGGCTGCGCCTCTTGATGCGAAGTGGACCCCGTTTTATTACAATGCGTATCATTCGGAGATCAAGTCCCGCTTGAAGCTGACGTCTCCTTATCCGGACAGCCGCTTCGAGGAGAATATCGAGCAGCTGTTCCGTGCAAAGCCTGACGTTATTATTGGCATGGACCATCTCGGTCCGGAGGAAATCACCAAGCTGGGGCATATTGCCCCTACCTTGATTGTTCCGTCTCATGCAGGGTGGAGGAAGCAGCTGGAGCGTATCGCAACGTTTCTGAATAAAGAAGAACAGGCACAATCCTGGATAGAACAGTATGAACGAAGGGTGCAGTTCGCACGCTCCCGAATGCGGCAAGTCGTGGGGAGCGTGCGTGTTATAGCGCTGCGAATATATGGACAAAGCTTGTATGCATATGGTAACCGGGGACTCGAGGAGGTGCTGTATCAGGATCTGCAGCTCAAGGAAGCCTCCGGTCTGGATACCACGCGTAATCAACAGATCACGCTGGAAGATTTGCAACAGCTCAATCCGGACCGCATCCTGATCGCGGTATGCCCTGAAGCCACATCACGCCGTTATTGGCTTGCACTGCAGCATTCTGCGAAATGGCAGACACTCCGAGCTGTCACTCGAGGCAGCGTCTACATGATCTCGTCCGATCCGTGGTTCGAATATTCCGCGCTTGCCGTGACGAGAATGCTGGATGAGGCATTGCTGTTGTTTACAGGAGATAGTCCAAACGGAGTTCTGGATAAAAGCCATGGTGAATCGTTTGCCACGTAA
- a CDS encoding Cof-type HAD-IIB family hydrolase, whose product MAYKLVALDVDGTLLNDDHEITEKTRNTVMEAAKQGVEIVLCTGRGPLNSIPFMKSMGLGGYVISHNGAATVEVETHNIVHQFGMDPIQLEPFMQYCREHGVHFDVNTAFEMYVDQVEELAGPVRSMYENYLMLPSNLPSWEELSDPVVKFTVFGESADIDRVYADWSQWTLPFNMLRSGEYFIDLMHSQASKGSALQQLAARRGYEPDEVLAIGNYFNDITMLSYAGMGIAMDNSPVEVKAAANAVTTSNNEDGVHEALVKYCLS is encoded by the coding sequence ATGGCATATAAATTGGTAGCACTTGATGTGGATGGAACGCTGCTGAATGATGATCATGAAATCACGGAGAAAACGAGGAACACCGTGATGGAAGCCGCAAAACAAGGCGTGGAAATTGTACTGTGCACAGGCAGAGGACCGCTGAATTCGATTCCTTTTATGAAAAGCATGGGTTTAGGCGGTTATGTTATCAGTCATAATGGTGCGGCAACGGTAGAAGTGGAGACCCATAACATCGTGCATCAGTTCGGCATGGACCCGATTCAGCTTGAGCCTTTCATGCAATACTGCCGTGAGCACGGGGTGCATTTTGATGTGAACACCGCCTTTGAGATGTATGTGGACCAGGTGGAGGAGCTTGCCGGTCCGGTTCGTTCGATGTACGAGAACTATTTGATGCTGCCAAGCAACCTGCCGTCATGGGAGGAGCTGTCAGACCCGGTCGTCAAATTTACGGTCTTTGGCGAATCCGCCGATATCGACCGTGTCTATGCGGATTGGAGTCAGTGGACTCTTCCCTTCAACATGCTGCGAAGCGGAGAATACTTCATCGATCTCATGCATAGCCAAGCATCCAAGGGGAGTGCGCTTCAGCAGCTGGCTGCAAGAAGAGGTTATGAGCCGGACGAGGTGCTTGCCATCGGCAATTATTTCAACGATATTACGATGCTGTCCTACGCCGGAATGGGGATTGCGATGGATAACTCTCCGGTCGAGGTCAAGGCTGCAGCCAATGCGGTGACAACCTCGAATAACGAGGACGGCGTACACGAGGCATTGGTGAAATACTGCTTGTCGTAA
- a CDS encoding pseudouridine synthase, which produces MSAKGRTTLRLDKVLSNLGFGSRAELKKKAKQGSIVVNGTVMKDPGKHVDPYTDIIEFEGETVQYREFIYLMLHKPPGVISATEDLRDRTVLDLLDEEYLIFEPFPVGRLDKDTEGLLLLTNDGKLAHELLSPRKHIPKTYEAMVEGRVDDEDVRMFAAGVTLDDGYVTLPGELVIHSHEERGDGVQLSRISLTIHEGKFHQVKRMFEAVGKKVVYLKRVSMGELRLDENLEIGAYRELTEHELSLIGRA; this is translated from the coding sequence ATGAGTGCTAAAGGCAGAACAACGCTAAGATTGGACAAGGTGCTATCCAATCTTGGATTCGGCTCACGGGCCGAATTGAAGAAAAAGGCCAAACAAGGGAGCATCGTGGTCAACGGAACGGTGATGAAGGACCCCGGTAAACATGTTGATCCTTATACGGATATCATCGAGTTTGAGGGGGAGACCGTGCAGTACCGGGAATTCATATATCTCATGCTGCACAAACCGCCTGGCGTCATTTCGGCGACAGAGGATCTTCGTGACCGAACGGTGCTGGATCTCCTGGATGAGGAATATCTGATCTTCGAGCCGTTTCCGGTGGGCCGATTGGATAAGGATACGGAGGGATTGCTGCTGCTTACGAATGACGGTAAATTGGCCCACGAGCTGCTGTCGCCGCGGAAGCATATCCCGAAAACCTATGAAGCGATGGTAGAGGGCAGGGTGGACGATGAGGACGTGCGAATGTTTGCTGCGGGAGTTACCTTAGATGACGGGTACGTGACCTTGCCCGGAGAGCTGGTGATCCATTCCCATGAGGAACGAGGCGATGGAGTCCAGCTGTCCCGCATCTCGCTGACGATCCATGAAGGGAAATTTCATCAGGTCAAGCGGATGTTTGAGGCAGTTGGCAAAAAAGTCGTGTATCTCAAAAGAGTCAGCATGGGCGAACTTCGTTTGGATGAAAATCTCGAGATCGGAGCGTACCGGGAGCTGACCGAGCATGAACTGTCTTTGATCGGAAGGGCATGA
- a CDS encoding RsmB/NOP family class I SAM-dependent RNA methyltransferase, producing MALRLPSPFLAKMKSLLGENYDNFMKSYELAPNAGIRVNTLKISREEFMKLSPFDLAPIPWCSTGYYTQAGERPGRHPYYHAGLYYIQEPSAMAPVELLGVTPGDLVLDLCAAPGGKSTQIAAKLNGQGVLVSNDLHPDRTKALAKNLEMYGVRNAVVLNEDPDRIAGAFPEFFTKILIDAPCSGEGMFRKDESMLKYWDESSPLKFADMQRDILKSAAAMLRSGGRLVYSTCTFSPEENEGMIAEFLSEHPNFRVVPVEHSEIFSPGETDWMAGEGNVKDDVLKQLAGTARLWPHKVRGEGHFMAVLQRDGELDKREVEQEQAPIFNSGTLANESLAISSRAEHPRERKGKAAFKEERPGKPGKYGKDAARQQASRRSVIDSQSGSVSINRFQAFIREQLDLKLTGYPVTYGNHVYVSPLPEERLKQLKVIRPGWYMGQLKNERFVPGHPLATALQADEAVRYVSLSSEDGEAVRYLKGETLSIPEERVIRRSGAEAKGYVLVCIDGYSAGWAKWQTGILKNEYPAGWRWTSI from the coding sequence ATGGCATTACGACTGCCCTCGCCGTTTCTGGCGAAGATGAAATCGCTGCTTGGCGAAAACTATGACAATTTTATGAAGTCTTACGAACTAGCTCCGAATGCCGGCATTCGGGTGAATACGCTGAAGATCAGCAGAGAGGAATTCATGAAGTTGTCCCCCTTTGACCTTGCGCCCATCCCCTGGTGCTCAACCGGTTACTATACTCAGGCCGGGGAGCGTCCGGGACGGCATCCTTACTATCATGCGGGATTATATTACATCCAGGAGCCTAGCGCGATGGCTCCGGTCGAACTGCTTGGCGTAACGCCGGGGGATTTGGTGCTGGACCTGTGCGCGGCTCCAGGCGGCAAATCTACGCAGATTGCGGCGAAGTTGAATGGGCAGGGAGTGCTCGTCAGCAATGATCTGCATCCGGATCGCACCAAAGCACTGGCCAAGAATCTGGAGATGTACGGCGTTCGGAATGCGGTGGTGCTGAATGAGGACCCGGATCGGATTGCCGGGGCTTTTCCCGAATTTTTCACGAAAATATTGATTGATGCTCCCTGTTCCGGCGAAGGGATGTTTCGCAAAGACGAGTCCATGCTGAAGTACTGGGACGAATCCTCTCCACTCAAGTTTGCGGATATGCAGCGGGACATCCTGAAATCGGCGGCAGCCATGCTCCGCTCGGGAGGCCGGCTGGTGTATTCCACCTGTACCTTCTCGCCGGAGGAGAATGAAGGGATGATTGCCGAGTTTCTGAGCGAACATCCGAATTTTCGCGTGGTCCCGGTGGAGCATTCGGAAATCTTTTCCCCGGGAGAAACGGACTGGATGGCGGGTGAAGGGAATGTGAAGGACGATGTGCTTAAGCAGCTTGCCGGTACTGCTCGATTATGGCCGCATAAGGTTAGAGGCGAAGGGCATTTCATGGCCGTGCTTCAGCGGGACGGCGAGCTGGATAAACGTGAAGTTGAACAGGAACAAGCTCCAATATTCAATTCGGGCACCTTGGCCAATGAATCGCTTGCTATTTCCTCCCGAGCGGAGCATCCCCGTGAGCGTAAAGGAAAAGCGGCTTTCAAGGAGGAGCGCCCGGGTAAACCCGGGAAATACGGTAAAGATGCAGCGCGCCAACAGGCATCCCGCCGGAGCGTAATAGATTCTCAATCGGGTTCGGTTTCGATTAATCGGTTCCAAGCGTTTATCCGCGAGCAGCTGGATTTGAAGCTGACCGGATATCCTGTAACCTACGGGAACCATGTGTATGTATCACCCCTGCCGGAAGAGCGTCTGAAGCAGCTCAAAGTGATTCGACCCGGGTGGTACATGGGACAGTTGAAGAATGAACGGTTTGTACCTGGACATCCCTTGGCTACAGCGCTGCAAGCGGATGAGGCTGTTCGATATGTCAGCCTGTCCTCCGAGGACGGAGAAGCGGTCCGGTATTTGAAAGGGGAAACCTTGTCGATTCCGGAAGAGCGCGTGATTCGTCGATCGGGTGCTGAAGCGAAGGGTTATGTGTTAGTGTGTATAGACGGATATTCAGCCGGTTGGGCCAAATGGCAGACAGGAATATTGAAGAATGAGTATCCGGCAGGGTGGAGGTGGACATCGATATGA
- a CDS encoding thioredoxin family protein, producing MNRKKKNKYTALYAFGGVFVLLIAALVFLNGQGAASELYGGKKVSSLNPATQELLNDPNYQQIILPDQLKSKVDNKENFFVYFFASDCPHCRATTPELMPLADDAGITMHQYNLREYQEGWREYNIEFTPTLVYFENGAEKERMVGGLKPEGSSEGYSIDDFKQFLDKYKGSVTK from the coding sequence ATGAACCGCAAAAAAAAGAATAAATACACCGCATTATACGCCTTCGGCGGAGTCTTCGTCTTATTGATTGCTGCACTCGTTTTCTTGAACGGTCAAGGAGCAGCAAGCGAATTGTACGGCGGTAAGAAGGTCTCCAGCCTGAACCCGGCTACGCAGGAGCTCCTTAATGATCCGAACTACCAGCAAATCATTTTGCCGGATCAGCTGAAGAGCAAGGTCGACAACAAAGAGAATTTCTTTGTGTACTTCTTTGCATCCGACTGTCCGCACTGTCGTGCGACGACCCCGGAACTGATGCCTTTGGCGGATGATGCCGGCATTACGATGCACCAGTACAACCTTCGCGAATATCAGGAAGGCTGGAGAGAATACAACATTGAGTTCACCCCGACGCTGGTCTACTTCGAGAACGGCGCAGAGAAAGAACGCATGGTCGGCGGATTGAAACCGGAAGGTTCCAGTGAAGGCTACTCCATCGATGACTTCAAGCAATTCCTGGATAAATACAAGGGGAGCGTGACGAAATGA
- a CDS encoding PCYCGC motif-containing (lipo)protein: MNRTRAILFTFVISGMLLTACGGKESAAGHQHGADSERYETTASLTVMPEFLSNYTDNTQATYATVGELEDIIKEIKCYCGCMDEETGYHDSLHRCFIAENKDGEVKWTDHGAQCGICLTELQDAKRLHDEGKSVEEIKEFIDNKYKGTES; the protein is encoded by the coding sequence ATGAACCGCACTCGCGCCATCCTCTTTACCTTTGTCATTTCGGGCATGCTGCTGACTGCATGCGGCGGTAAAGAATCCGCTGCCGGGCATCAGCACGGCGCCGATTCCGAACGATACGAGACAACGGCCAGCCTGACGGTGATGCCGGAGTTTCTGTCCAATTATACCGACAATACGCAAGCAACCTATGCTACGGTCGGCGAACTTGAGGACATTATCAAGGAAATCAAATGTTATTGCGGCTGCATGGACGAGGAGACCGGCTATCATGATTCCCTCCATCGCTGCTTCATCGCCGAGAATAAGGACGGCGAAGTCAAATGGACGGACCATGGCGCCCAGTGCGGCATCTGCCTGACCGAGCTGCAGGATGCCAAACGGCTTCATGACGAAGGAAAATCCGTCGAGGAAATCAAGGAGTTCATCGATAACAAATATAAAGGTACCGAATCCTGA
- a CDS encoding DUF309 domain-containing protein, protein MSYEPLYVAYLVYFNRDQDYFECHEVLEELWLARDRDPRYKGLLQVAVGLFHFRNNNVRGAYKMFISAVSRLERYPGDELGISMGKLVSEVREYAEQLSSYDVRPFPYRDLTIEIGDTELMQAVQLASERIQPNIPQRRKPERAHSK, encoded by the coding sequence ATGAGTTATGAACCGCTGTATGTCGCTTACCTCGTTTACTTTAACCGGGATCAAGACTACTTCGAATGCCATGAGGTGCTAGAGGAACTGTGGCTCGCGCGGGACCGCGATCCAAGGTATAAGGGGCTTCTGCAAGTAGCCGTCGGGCTTTTCCATTTCCGGAACAATAACGTTAGAGGAGCATATAAAATGTTCATAAGCGCTGTATCGCGCCTCGAGCGTTATCCTGGCGATGAACTGGGAATCTCGATGGGGAAGCTAGTGAGCGAAGTTCGGGAATACGCCGAGCAGTTATCTTCGTATGACGTTCGTCCGTTTCCCTACAGGGATTTGACGATCGAAATTGGGGATACTGAGCTTATGCAGGCAGTTCAGTTGGCATCGGAGCGCATCCAGCCGAACATTCCGCAGCGGCGAAAGCCGGAGCGGGCACATTCCAAGTAA
- a CDS encoding GTP pyrophosphokinase, protein MDVRDWGTFLLPYEQTVEELKVKFKTMRSELKKREEYAPIEFVTGRVKRISSILDKAKRLDVPMDELETGIEDIAGIRIMCQFVEDIRRVAEYIRARKDLTVLYEKDYITNFKESGYRSFHMIIEYPVQTALGQKKVLAEIQIRTLAMNFWATIEHSLSYKYRESLPDDIRARLKKAGEAANTLDTEMSSIREDILEAQRQFEDDSNITTQVLNAIHKLYFFHLVNEAIAFQSRFNTLFQDHDLDAMKVLLDEVKEMLAEAKKKVNEHEL, encoded by the coding sequence ATGGACGTTAGAGACTGGGGAACATTTTTGCTTCCGTATGAGCAGACCGTTGAGGAATTGAAGGTTAAATTCAAGACGATGCGTTCCGAACTGAAAAAAAGAGAGGAATACGCACCGATCGAATTCGTAACGGGTCGCGTCAAACGGATCTCGAGCATACTGGACAAGGCGAAACGCCTCGATGTGCCGATGGACGAGTTGGAAACCGGGATTGAGGATATCGCAGGCATTCGGATTATGTGTCAGTTCGTGGAGGATATCCGGCGGGTAGCCGAATACATCCGGGCACGGAAAGACCTGACCGTATTATATGAGAAAGATTACATTACCAATTTCAAAGAGAGTGGCTATCGGAGCTTTCATATGATTATTGAGTATCCGGTGCAAACGGCTCTGGGGCAAAAGAAAGTGCTTGCCGAAATTCAGATCCGCACACTGGCCATGAATTTCTGGGCTACGATTGAGCATTCGCTTAGCTACAAGTACCGGGAAAGTCTGCCGGATGACATTCGGGCGCGGCTGAAGAAAGCCGGAGAAGCGGCGAATACGCTGGATACGGAAATGTCGAGCATCCGGGAGGATATATTGGAGGCGCAGCGCCAGTTCGAGGATGATTCCAATATTACGACACAGGTGCTGAACGCGATTCACAAGCTGTATTTCTTTCATCTGGTCAATGAGGCGATTGCTTTTCAGAGCCGGTTTAACACGCTATTTCAGGATCATGACCTGGATGCGATGAAGGTGCTTCTGGACGAGGTGAAGGAGATGCTGGCCGAAGCCAAGAAGAAAGTAAACGAGCATGAGTTATGA
- a CDS encoding quinone-dependent dihydroorotate dehydrogenase → MLYRNIGKPIFFKLDPEKAHHLVVGGLGRASGVVGADAVMRGMYGVSETPDLAVDLFGLHFPTPVGLAAGLDKNAQAVKGFSSIGFGFMEVGTVTPKGQPGNEQPRLFRLPPDEALINRMGFNNEGAEAMAKRLSALKERRIPVAVNIGKNKATPNEKANGDYEACIQALFPYGDFFVVNISSPNTPDLRSLQHGSELSSLLEAVKNEMSRQAKIHGGEKAVLVKIAPDVSDEELEFMVDTISASGVSGIIATNTTLSRDGLTHGNAKETGGLSGKPLRNRSTEIVSRIYRQTGGALPIIGSGGIFTASDAYDKIRAGASLVEIYTALIYEGPEVNRKLHSGLRELLARDGFSHISEAVGANHR, encoded by the coding sequence GTGCTGTACCGCAACATAGGCAAACCTATATTTTTCAAACTCGATCCCGAGAAAGCTCACCACCTTGTGGTTGGCGGCCTTGGACGTGCCTCCGGCGTGGTTGGCGCAGACGCTGTCATGCGAGGGATGTACGGTGTTAGCGAAACACCGGATTTGGCAGTAGACCTGTTCGGGCTTCATTTCCCGACACCGGTCGGACTTGCCGCCGGATTGGATAAAAACGCTCAGGCCGTCAAAGGATTCTCCTCCATCGGCTTCGGATTTATGGAAGTAGGCACGGTGACCCCGAAGGGACAACCGGGCAATGAACAGCCGCGATTGTTCCGGCTTCCTCCTGACGAGGCACTCATCAATCGGATGGGCTTCAACAACGAAGGGGCCGAGGCGATGGCAAAGAGGCTGTCCGCACTCAAGGAACGCCGCATCCCGGTTGCCGTCAACATCGGGAAGAACAAGGCGACTCCGAACGAGAAAGCCAACGGTGATTACGAAGCTTGCATTCAAGCTTTATTTCCGTATGGCGATTTTTTTGTTGTCAATATCAGTTCCCCGAACACGCCGGACTTGCGCAGCCTTCAGCATGGGAGCGAATTGTCATCCCTGCTGGAAGCCGTGAAGAACGAAATGTCCCGCCAAGCGAAGATTCATGGAGGCGAGAAGGCCGTTCTGGTGAAGATTGCGCCGGATGTGAGCGATGAGGAACTGGAATTCATGGTGGATACGATCAGCGCAAGCGGCGTTTCCGGCATTATCGCCACGAATACGACACTATCGCGGGATGGATTGACGCACGGTAACGCCAAAGAAACCGGCGGCCTTAGCGGTAAACCGCTGCGTAACCGTTCGACGGAGATTGTATCCCGGATATACAGGCAGACCGGCGGTGCCCTTCCGATTATCGGGTCTGGCGGGATTTTCACGGCAAGTGATGCTTATGACAAAATACGCGCAGGCGCAAGCCTGGTGGAGATTTATACAGCACTTATCTATGAAGGGCCTGAGGTGAACCGCAAGCTTCATTCCGGTCTCCGGGAGCTGCTTGCACGGGATGGCTTCAGCCATATTTCCGAAGCCGTCGGCGCTAATCATCGGTAA